The Branchiostoma floridae strain S238N-H82 chromosome 12, Bfl_VNyyK, whole genome shotgun sequence genome segment tcaactaAGTAAtatgaaggctcacatgcgggctcacacaggtgagaaaccatacaagtgtgaggagtgtagcagacagttcagtcttTTCCAgcatctgaagagtcacatgcggactcatacaggggagaaaccctacagttgtgaggagtgcagcaagcagtttagtcagctggactctctgaagaaacacatgcggactcacacaggggagaaaccctacaagtgtgaggagtgcagcaagcagttcagtcggctgtatagtctgaagaaacacatggaaaCTCACACAACAGAACttgtacaagtgtgaggagtttAGCAAGCATTTAAGACAGCTTTGTCATCTTTATggacacatgcgaactcacacaagtgagaaacaggtgtgaggagtaCTAACTAATGAAGACAGCAGGTTGACACTTATTTGACACTGGCAGAGTCGCACAGGTGAgaaacaggtgtgaggagtaCTGATGAAGCCAGCAGGTGGGGAAGTGAATCAGATCTGACAGTTTAGTCAGCGGTTGATCCTGAAAAGTTACATTCACTGACACGTAGTCAGTAAAGCCAGTTCAGTTCGTGTTTTTGAGGCGCCAACCTTTTCTGTTACGGGATTCATTTACCCTTGGTTTTCTAGAGTTTAGTTTCCAAGATGGTAGTTTTGTTAGATTGTGTAATTGTGTATCAATGTTCAAGTTTATTTTCTGTTTGGTAACTTCTATGATAGTAGCAAACTAGAACTAACTGGAACTTGTtcgtttttgtatctttatggACATATTTACACACAGTAGGGAGGTATGTCCAAAAGTagaattttgtttttaagaTGTTTGGTTGGAAGCGCATTGTGTTTTGGATTTGATTCTTATCCTTTGACTTGTATGATGgtattaaaattcatttttctttgttttggttgttttgtaacaaacttACTACtagaattgtttttgtacccTATTGAAATTTCAAACGTAGCAAGTTAATGTTTAAAAGGGAAAGAGTACCTCCTTTACTACTGAACATAAAACCTGTTATAATAAATCCATTGTTATTGTATTCTACTAGGAAAAGCGGTAATTTTAGACTCGCAGTTTCAGTTTACTGATAGAAGAATAAGAAAACTAGCAGAAGTGTTAAGATTGTTTTAAGATTAGATCAGTTTATTGATTATTAATTATcttgttgatgttgatatttACTCATTTTGTTGATAGTTGCTTTGAAATAAACACTTGAGACTTCGAAAATAGAtatgttgtttttctgacaCATTTAATTAATTAGCTCATGAGAAGTATTGGAAAGGCCAATTTACTTATCATTTCAACCaatagaacacgagatatccaGCATACGAAATACCAAGAccggaagtcctgctgcagtatctttgaaagtcactaggggccgattttcttattcttttattttccGAATACCTCATCAGCGTTAAATAAAGACACACAATCTCTGAAGTAGGATCCACCAATACCCGATATCACAGAGCCGGGGTGTGGCTAGAATCTTTAATGTGCGTCCACGCTACAACAATTATGAGAGTTATACAATGGGCTCTGCATTCAGGTAAGCAGAGTTCGGCTCCGGCTTTTATCATGGGtcaaacattgttttcaagACAAAGAAAAGAGGACAAAAAAAAGCCTCAGAAACGCCTAGAAATACGTTAAAAACAgtctgagcctaacctctgcttgaagaatgcAATATCGcgacatgtataacgttatatggcctccttcggtcatcCTAGTTGATATCCGACCTACAGTGTCGACTGTGACTGAACAGTCCGAGAATGACAGTCCCTGCCACATATCGCGACAACTGTTGGGTAATCAGGAGCTGGTGTCTGACCCATGATCTTGTATGATACTTCCGGGTCATCTCCACCGCGGCTTCCTGTTTACTCGAAGTGGCGAGGCTGAGAGCGGTGCGTaaagttcccgtccttccgAAGCAAAGACCACAACTTTCGCGGCTTTAGAGGCGACCTACTGGTGTTTCTGTGCAagactagggttcaagtttgttcaggtgaGACGATCTGCTGTATTTTGACTCTAGAATCTCGGTAGATTTGAGTattttgacagaaaactgaAGCGTGTCACGATTTTGGTAGGGGTCCCGTTACCTGGTAACTCAGCTCCATTTTCATATCTTCTGCGGGAGTTGAAAAACATACCATATCCTGCAGATAGAGATACACATGTTCATTTGAAACTTTGCGGTTTTCtcgcacaagatcggtgacacgtcggggtttgaactcaggaccttctggacctgagtcaaacgtgctgacaATTGTGCCACGCGGTCCTCACCCCAAATAGGGATTATCGTTTGGAAACAATGACAAAAAGTGTCCCCAAGAAATTCCATTTTGACAAAGATTGGCCCATGTTGCCAACAAGAGGATCATTATGCACACTTCATGTTTGCAAAATGTCTCTGCAATTTCCCAATGTTCGTTTAGTTTTGCCTTTCAAAAGGACTNNNNNNNNNNNNNNNNNNNNNNNNNNNNNNNNNNNNNNNNNNNNNNNNNNNNNNNNNNNNNNNNNNNNNNNNNNNNNNNNNNNNNNNNNNNNNNNNNNNNNNNNNNNNNNNNNNNNNNNNNNNNNNNNNNNNNNNNNNNNNNNNNNNNNNNNNNNNNNNNNNNNNNNNNNNNNNNNNNNNNNNNNNNNNNNNNNNNNNNNNNNNNNNNNNNNNNNNNNNNNNNNNNNNNNNNNNNNNNNNNNNNNNNNNNNNNNNNNNNNNNNNNNNNNNNNNNNNNNNNNNNNNNNNNNNNNNNNNNNNNNNNNNNNNNNNNNNNNNNNNNNNNNNNNNNNNNNNNNNNNNNNNNNNNNNNNNNNNNNNNNNNNNNNNNNNNNNNNNNNNNNNNNNNNNNNNNNNNNNNNNNNNNNNNNNNNNNNNNNNNNNNNNNNNNNNNNNNNNNNNNNNNNNNNNNNNNNNNNNNNNNNNNNNNNNNNNNNNNNNNNNNNNNNNNNNNNNNNNNNNNNNNNNNNNNNNNNNNNNNNNNNNNNNNNNNNNNNNNNNNNNNNNNNNNNNNNNNNNNNNNNNNNNNNNNNNNNNNNNNNNNNNNNNNNNNNNNNNNNNNNNNNNNNNNNNNNNNNNNNNNNNNNNNNNNNNNNNNNNNNNNNNNNNNNNNNNNNNNNNNNNNNNNNNNNNNNNNNNNNNNNNNNNNNNNNNNNNNNNNNNNNNNNNNNNNNNNNNNNNNNNNNNNNNNNNNNNNNNNNNNNNNNNNNNNNNNNNNNNNNNNNNNNNNNNNNNNNNNNNNNNNNNNNNNNNNNNNNNNNNNNNNNNNNNNNNNNNNNNNNNNNNNNNNNNNNNNNNNNNNNNNNNNNNNNNNNNNNNNNNNNNNNNNNNNNNNatgagcttgcccttatatgggcagtcagccgttggggatagggcgtcggcatggtgagcaaacaaagccatggtaatacgtaacatgattggctggtagcttcccagcggcctttgcgagacagcttgcgacaacaacaagcccaaggaaggcctgttctctgattggttgacagcttgtttgtggcgacaatcataataaccgtgggtaaatgccgttggggaccgggcgttaggaggatgatacatacatacatacatacatacatacaaacacgcataaacacacatacatcgGAAGCGTATAATCTTCTTGGTGAAAGTAATAAATAGGGATCTTTTACAAATTGTCTTTACAGAAGATCTCGGAGGATGTCGACAAGCAGTGTCCAGAGTTTGGGTGACGTCAGCGGAAAGGCGAAAAACGATTCTTCTGTGCGATCTGTCAGAAAGGAGAaacgctacaggtgtgaggagtgcagcaagcagttcagtcggctgggtaATCTGAAAACACACgttcggactcacacaggggagaaaccttacaagtgtgaggagtgcagcagacagttcagtcggctgaatgatctaaagagacacatggggactcacacaggggagaaaccctacaattgtgaggagtgcagcaagcagtttggTAGACTTGGTCATCTGAAGagtcatatgcggactcacacaagggagaagccttacaagtgtgaggagtgcagcaggcagttcagtgagctgggtactCTCaggagtcacatgcggactcacacaggtgaggaACCCTACacatgtgaggagtgtagcaggcagttcagtcatctgGGAAATCTTAagatacacatgcggactcacaccggtaagaaaccctacaggtgtgaggagtgtagcaaacagttcagtcatctgggtcatctgaagagtcacatgcggactcatacaggggagaaaccctacagttgtgaggagtgcagcaagcagttcagtcagctgggtgatctgaagacacatatacggactcacacaggggagaaaccctacagatgtgaggagtgcagcaagcagttcagtcagttgggtgatctgaagaaacatatacggattcacacaggggagaaaccctacaagtgtgaggaatgcagcaagcagttcaatCAGCTGCGTCATCTTAGGGAACANNNNNNNNNNNNNNNNNNNNNNNNNNNNNNNNNNNNNNNNNNNNNNNNNNNNNNNNNNNNNNNNNNNNNNNNNNNNNNNNNNNNNNNNNNNNNNNNNNNNNNNNNNNNNNNNNNNNNNNNNNNNNNNNNNNNNNNNNNNNNNNNNNNNNNNNNNNNNNNNNNNNNNNNNNNNNNNNNNNNNNNNNNNNNNNNNNNNNNNNNNNNNNNNNNNNNNNNNNNNNNNNNNNNNNNNNNNNNNNNNNNNNNNNNNNNNNNNNNNNNNNNNNNNNNNNNNNNNNNNNNNNNNNNNNNNNNNNNNNNNNNNNNNNNNNNNNNNNNNNNNNNNNNNNNNNNNNNNNNNNNNNNNNNNNNNNNNNNNNNNNNNNNNNNNNNNNNNNNNNNNNNNNNNNNNNNNNNNNNNNNNNNNNNNNNNNNNNNNNNNNNNNNNNNNNNNNNNNNNNNNNNNNNNNNNNNNNNNNNNNNNNNNNNNNNNNNNNNNNNNNNNNNNNNNNNNNNNNNNNNNNNNNNNNNNNNNNNNNNNNNNNNNNNNNNNNNNNNNNNNNNNNNNNNNNNNNNNNNNNNNNNNNNNNNNNNNNNNNNNNNNNNNNNNNNNNNNNNNNNNNNNNNNNNNNNNNNNNNNNNNNNNNNNNNNNNNNNNNNNNNNNNNNNNNNNNNNNNNNNNNNNNNNNNNNNNNNNNNNNNNNNNNNNNNNNNNNNNNNNNNNNNNNNNNNNNNNNNNNNNNNNNNNNNNNNNNNNNNNNNNNNNNNNNNNNNNNNNNNNNNNNNNNNNNNNNNNNNNNNNNNNNNNNNNNNNNNNNNNNNNNNNNNNNNNNNNNNNNNNNNNNNNNNNNNNNNNNNNNNNNNNNNNNNNNNNNNNNNNNNNNNNNNNNNNNNNNNNNNNNNNNNNNNNNNNNNNNNNNNNNNNNNNNNNNNNNNNNNNNNCTAGAACTAGCACGCTTTGGCATATTCGATACAGTAGTGAGATATGTCTACAAGGAATAAGTAGAATTTCGTTTGCTGTTTTGCATTTCCTTTGTAGTACATAGTAGATCGTGTATGATGCTTTGCTAATGAATTAGAACTGAAAGTAACGCCTTTTCTAGATAGAAcgtaacatttattttgttaaaGGGCTAGAAAGAATCGCTGATTTGTAAAAAGTACAACTAGAAACTAACATTgaatattgtttttgtaccttcaTTGACATTTAATGAACAGTACCAAGTCAATGTCTAAAGGGGAAGAGCAATgaacttgttattttccttcCTCCTAGGAATAGTATCTCTAGCTATGTTTCGTTCTAACTTTATAGATTTTAGACTTGCAGTTAGATGGGAGAACAATAGACCAATAGAGGTGTTAATATTCTTGTAGTATAAGTTCACTTTACTTTTTGATATCTATCGTTGTTATTAACTGTAATAGTTTGTATTCAtccattttgttaaaaaaagttgttttgttaAAAGTTGTTTCAAATAAACAGTTCGAACAATGCATGtagtttttctttcacattgaaTTTGTTAGCACATGAGAAACGTAGGAAAATTCTCATTTACTTACCATTCCAAGCAATAGAACACGGGATATATAGCATACGTGATACCAAGACCAGAAGTCCTGCTGTACTATTTTGAAAGTCACTAGGGGCCAATTATCTGATCATTTAATTTCCCCAACACCTGAACAGTGTTAATATACACACGATCTCTAGGATTATCAAAGCAATGCTCAATATCGCAGAGCTGGTCTATGGTTAGAAGATTTAATATGCGTCCACGCTTCAACAATTATTAGGGTTATACAATGGGCTCTCCATTCAgctaagcagaggttcggctccggctatgATCATGGGGAAAACATAATTTTCAAGACACAGAAAgggggacaaaatagaaagcctaacaACGCTCCTGACGGTTGGTAATATATGCGGACAGTAGTCAGTAGGGATTAAAAAAACGCCACCATAAAACAGACAAAACGTTTATAATTGTGGCTGCCGTTCTTTATATTCTACATATAAAAGTTCAACCCTTTTGTTATCTTTTGAAGTGATGTCTGACTCAGGCCATATTCGTTATACATCGGTCATAGATTTGAGCTGGAATATCGTATTCATTTAGATATCAAGTACTTCACGTTATTTATTTTCTAAATAAAGCTACTTGCCTCATGATGTGCACTTGGTGTGTGTTTGACTTGACCAAATGTCTAAACAGCTATTTGACACTTTTCTAATTACCTTCAGATCAATATTGATACAGTAGAATGCACAATGATAGCTCACACATTGAATAGGGTGTCAGCCTCAAAGAAGAAACTGACGTAAAAACGGACTGTGTAAGGTCGCGACAACCGAGCAATCAGGAGATAGTGTTTGACCTATGATCATagaatacttccgggtcatttcCGCCCCGGCTTCCTGTTTACTCGAAGTGGCGACGCCGAGAGCGGTTTGGaaaagttcccgtccttccggaacaaaaaaacacaactttcgcGGCTTCAGAGACAACATACTGGTGTTTGTGTGCAAGACTGGGGTTTAaatttgttcaggtaagacCGTCTGTTCTATTTTGACCCCATAAACTCtagatttgacagaaaactgaAGCGTGTCGTGTTTTGGTGGGGTACGTACCGTCAACTGGTATAATAAACCGTCTTGTGTTGCGTCAAAAAACAAAGCATAGCCTGCAGAAGGATATGATACGCATGTTCCTTTGTAGCTTTGGTGTTTTCCGCACCTAAAATGGAGGAAATTTTCTATCAATGTTTATTCAAAATTCACTCGGGGAAGCAAGGAAGAAGACAGAAAATAACTTAAACAAAATTCTTGGGCCCTATAGGGGTTTATAGATTATCTTTCTATTATGGCTTTATAGCGTTATAATCGTATTAACGAGTAAACATGCAGGCGTGTTTAAGTGTACTTACAACTGCAGAGTCAATTTCTTACTGCTTATTGATGAAAACAGTCGTCTTACTATTTTATATATGGCGCAGCTGAAATATCTACGAtatactgtaaacccctccGTCCGCCCCTTGGCTGGAAACTTCCCACCATCTGGGGCTCATTATGGCGTGCTCCTTATTTTACGGAGAGGTTCAGTAACTGATGCTTGGACACGTTTCCAAATTTACCGTTTTCTCTTTGCACATTCAGGGACAACGTGGaataaaaaatatcaaatttcgCTGAAGTTTGACCGAGTGATGTCACGGATATTGCAGAGAAATTGATCAGAATTCGAGAGCTTAACAGTTTCTTTGTTTTAACTGTAGCTACAACTTACAAGCATGAGGTGGCGTCTAGCGTCAAGAGTCGCACTCCTTTGTTTTTGTCCTAATGCTGTACTTCTGAATACTATAGTACGTTCATCTCATAAATCCGTTTTTCATGACAAATTAAAGAAAGACCGCGAACTCCAACGGGCCAGACTGCAAAATATTTTGGCAGAATTTTAATCGTTGCTTCCTTTTTCCATAAAAATCCTGTG includes the following:
- the LOC118427963 gene encoding zinc finger protein 43-like; protein product: MSTSSVQSLGDVSGKAKNDSSVRSVRKEKRYRCEECSKQFSRLGNLKTHVRTHTGEKPYKCEECSRQFSRLNDLKRHMGTHTGEKPYNCEECSKQFGRLGHLKSHMRTHTREKPYKCEECSRQFSELGTLRSHMRTHTGEEPYTCEECSRQFSHLGNLKIHMRTHTGKKPYRCEECSKQFSHLGHLKSHMRTHTGEKPYSCEECSKQFSQLGDLKTHIRTHTGEKPYRCEECSKQFSQLGDLKKHIRIHTGEKPYKCEECSKQFNQLRHLRETHMRTHTEDKPYSCEECSRQFSQLGHLKEHMRTHTGEKSYSCEECNRQFSQLDSLKTHMRTHTGEKPYTCEECSGQFSVLLNLKTHMRTHTGEKPYRCEECSRQFSQLGHLKEHMRTHTGEKPYKCEECSRQFSQFCNLKKHMRTHTGDKPYRCEECSRQFSRLDELRKHMHTHTGEKPYRCEECSRQFSQLGHLKTHIRTHTGEKPYRCEECSRQFCRPDSLNTHMRTHTGEKPYTCEECSRQFSELGALKTHMRTHTGEK